The DNA segment AATTAACAAAATCCGAATTTATAATTTGgccattattttgtaaaatagcagatgtttttctaatatttagcATGTTTCGTCTTTAAAAGCATTCTCTCttggtttatttttcttttactacATAACTCTTTGTGACATTAAATTTTAGATATCTCATCAGTGGAAAGGAATATTCGCCGAGAATCACGATTCCCATTTTGATATGAATAAGCAAAATTTGAGCGCACTGCTTGACATTTTACGGCAACAATGGGCACTCTAGCAAGCAAGAATTCTTCTTGTCCAGGTACATTAAGTCTTATTTGTTTGGTTTTAGTGCTAATTGCTACTTGCCGAACTTTCTAAAGCTTACTTTTTACTTCATAAGAAGTCATAATTTTTAACATTCTGCTAACAAATAACCTTGCTACTCAGACAAACGTGTCTTTTTTGTGAGATTGTCCGTAAGATTAGTGCAGTCGCCAGTCCGATGTTATCGTTAACCAATGCGGAAACTGTCAGGATTAGAAATCCGTCATGTTACGAGCCACCCAATTAAAAGTGAAAAGAAATTCAATTGAAGTCGACATTTGAACTACAATGGGATCCACCATTGTCACTTCAATATATCCAATCATGTTTATCGTAAAACGGaaacaatacatttttgtaGATATACACTGGGATATATAGCAATAACTTaacgcaatttttaaaatattattctgcgTTTGCTTTTAATTTGCATTTTGCGTCCCTATTAATTTGACCATGAGTGAATATGCTTGTTGTAATAATAGTCATCCCCGCCGGTTAACCTCACTGAACTAGACAGCGCAAATCGATACTGCGTAATATGCATGGGATTGAGTTGCATACAGTCATATATTATTAGAATCAACGATTCAGATAATATACGTTACGAACATCGCCTACGTAGTTAATTGGCTACTATCTTCAAATGGTCTTTATACTTACGCTTTGtagaagtatatttttttgatatttgcttcttttttaatatataaggatttttttaatctattattATGATTCATCAAGTTACTATAGTCGTAGTACTGGCCGAGTTTCCTGTTTAAATGTTATTGATATGGGATAACGATTACTAATATGAGTCATAATGACTATATCAATGATATTGAAATGGTAATTTGACTAACTGATccaggtaataaaaaatacataaaacaactttaaaactTGCTTAAAACTATGACATTGCACCCTTCTTATTTGACTATgataatactaaattaatttcattgccaGTAGGCAAGCAGCCGAAACCGCGaccagaaaataatatgttttacattataCGTGTAAGGCCTGTGAGCTACAAAGTGGGGTTGGCAATACAGTAGGCACTCAAAGCATGCAAATTATTCTGACTGCACTtgataccagtggcgaagggtgaaattttccgataGGGAACCCGACCTAAGATATATGTACCAATGTGCAgtaatgcggtctgcaaattgtaCTGATGACAAttggattttacataaattctacataaagggaagccggcaggaataggtttatatggaccctttaccGCTGCTTAATACACCTAATTTTATAACTACCTAATGTCAAACTAATTCTCAGTACAGATCAACAACGCCTCCCACACTGCCGgaattaagaaattaataaactttaatatgatACACATAGTACCCTTACGCCAATTTTACctttaaatactaatttaaGTAATAGGAAATTGTTTGTTTACTAAATATACCTGAATAAGTCGAAGCTGCTGGTTTTATGTTACTCAAGGCTATTATGcagttattttaacattactttatagatataataaactaaTCATTTATTAGAGCAATAATAACCCAGGTACTGATACAGCAAATATGTAATACTCCCTCTATTCACAAAAAATTTATCATAGTCAAAAGCAAAAGAGCATGACTGACTACACAAAAAAAACCATGGAAATTTGTTGATGTTGCCATAGGaagttagttagttagttagtttTTGTAAGAACTAGCAGTTTGGTTTTTACTTTTTGCCgttctcataaaatatataaattttaacaggCACACATCATTTGAAAATGTTGCTGTTTGTAATATACAGAACTATGTGCAAATGGTTGCTAGTACAATAACTTCAAGTAACTCTTTAGACCGATAAGACTCCATAGTTAACAATGCCTGCAAGTTCTACATCAATAACAAAGCTACAATCTTAgttaatgtaaattatgttcTTCTCACATAAATTGCGTAATTTAAGCAAATTAGGCactcaatttaaaatgtacatgcataattaaatgattattagTTGTCTAACCTGTGTATTCTGGAAGTAATGCCTCCACAGTGGCCTAATTTTGTCTTGACCACCAACATCCCACACAGTGAAGcttatgtttttgtattctaCAGTCTCCACATTGAATCctgtaatgtacaaaataataatcatgattaacacaaaacataatgtttcatatttttttatatacactgTATAAGtacactatattaaaaaaattaatcattGTACGTGTAATTTAATTGTCATGTATTCACAAAGTTATCAGTATAACCTAATTAGATTtccaaatatacatttttttatgtcaaatacTATATGATTATGAATACTGAAGCAAAATGTATGGTGTAGAATACTATAACAGATTAACATACTACATCACTGAAatcattaaaacaacaaaaatccCACTAAATGGTTATCTAAAAGTGTTGAAATTGGCCTTTAGTTGAAAAATGGTGATTCATAATTGTTATGTtgcaataaaattgatttaactGAAACAATGATCCCAATCAATATCTCAAAACCAATCTTGGATATATTAGCTGATAGTcaatgtataatatacaaatctATGATTATGGTGATAAAAAATTATTCTGAGTAGTCCATTTCTGCATGTAAGCAACAACTTTAATCAATATCTATAAATCTTCTCTGAATcctcaataaaaatatgcaacacATGCTATTTTGTTTCGAAGAATCATAAGCCTTgttggtaaaattaaaatatttgtcattttttatttgtttaatctaTGAGTCCtcaagacaaaaaatattttaactctgAGTATTTCATGTTTTAGTAGCAACAACTTAATTTCACTCAAATTTAAGGTAAGGTTCCAAGATCTGACAAGAATAAATATTCACTGATATTTCAACacacatattttacatacaccaaaatattctaatatttttaagaaaaatatttttattgaaaatctatgattttaaatatatataaagtagaAATCATGATAAAATGCCACATAAGATATCATgatttaaaaggtttttatcagtaaaattataactaacattataacacatttttattataggcATTCTGATAACAGCTACACAAATAATGAAGACAATTTTTATTAAGGATATAATACTATgtacatgaataaatattttttatatgtaattaataaaattttataaaataatgagtgaacacagaaattattaaaatattaaatttaaaataacgaaAGAGTACTTACCAATAGTGGGAATTGTTGTAACAATTTCTCCTAATTTTAGTTTGTATAGAATTGTAGTTTTACCAGCAGCATCCAAACCGACCATCAATATTCTCATTTCTTTTTTGCCGAATAggcctttaaataaatttgcaaaCATATTCCCCATTTTTAAGCTTTGCAAGTAGTCTgaaaagataaattattattaaaacaatacgcGACAATATTCACTGTGACTCATCCACCAATTGCACACGTTATTTGAATCAATGATAATGACATGGCAGGTCCTCCTATTTTGCGCAAAACGTTTTATAGGATTCAGTCCAATGACGAAATATGGGAAAATACTTATTGTCGATGCAAAAAGTGACACGTATCGCTTGGAACTGGATTTTAGTTTATGCGTCAGCAAATTATAGATGGGACTCCAACAAAGATTGAACGACACCGCTGTTGGTCTACGCTGCGGTCACCACCCTATATTTTTCAAACGCACATAACTCAGATTTAGActgataaacaataaataggAACACTTCTTAGAAATAAACAAGGCAGTTGACTTACATTTTCAGAAGCAAAAGTCTATAAAATCAAGAAAAAAACGTTATAGTCCAATGAATTCTTTACAATTCGCTGGATGTCAAAATGGCGGCGAACGTGGAAGTTTGTTCGTGCCTATGCCACGTATTGGAAAAAAGTGGCCAGTAttagaaaaagaaattttatttgtctattaatcaatgaaaattaataaaaaatattattatggtaataACATAAACCCATTATTTAAACATagtattatatcaatattaatatataggtatgttAATGCTACGTAAATAAAGTATCCAATATcagtttatgtttaagtaattagttgttgctcgcggctccgcccgcgttgtaatCCGTCCCCGTTTACATATAGTATTCAGGAATAACATACCTTGTCTTTATTGAGTGAATTTATGGATTCGGAgatctattaattattatacatatataaatgcaACTAAACTGCGAAGTTTATTTGTTAAACTTGTATTTACCACAAATGGTACGACAAATTAACGGAAAAATGGCTTGAAGGGTGCCATACCAAACATAAAACGTGACctctataaaaattacttatcaCATTATCACCACTAATGAAATATTATggaatttctatatttttcagaatatcgccgtttttttgtttctttatgcataaataatcatatattttctgatttttttctgttacaGATTCGGTGTAGTACTAGTGATGCTACCCTAatctataatagttttattgtatatttaattaatgaacaaTTTCTTTACACAACTTCGTCCTtccacaaaaaaatctaaattgagCGAGAgtacacaaaataaacaaagttgTATGGAAAAGAGATggatataatttaacaatttatacagaaataggaaatacctttttttaagaataaaaatataagcgatgtacttttatgaaatctgtatgaataaataaaaaaatcacatcaaCAATCTGTTTCTTAATCCTCAGATATTAATCACTGGTCACCACTATGACACATTGTTGACAAAATATGACCGCTGTCAATGTCACGAAATTGCGCCAAATGCCAAATgcaaaaacattgtaaaacaatttatctaaactttatatttttttttaaataataagtaactaaaatattttcccgTCGATTGGAAATTAttgatttcattttttattattgtgcaTTTATTGATCAGAGTATTTGTTTCATAATcagtgtatttataatttttacttcgAATTTTAGGTTATCaaattgaacaatattttataaactataattattgttctgaggtttCGGTTTATTGCACATTTATATGACACACCAActaaaaaatacagaataattagtaattacatacTACTTCATATACATGAGATTATCttaactatttttcttggcttcATTTCCCATTCCATGGAAGTCTCATTTAAGTCTTCTTTGATTGATTTTCTttactgaaaaattataaattaagtactcTATTGATTTCCACGGATAGAttctaataaacaaatattgcaatatatGGTTTATAATGGATGTATCAGACTGGGTTATACAATGTCCTAAATACACAACATTTAGAATCAACATATTAAAGCCATTTAATAGCAAAAAGTTACAAGAAACCCTTGTGAACGTaagttatttttcttaaaagttTATCTTAGTCTTAAACTGAtataaaaccatttataaactgcattatattatgtatacaagagtacatattattaaagaatttcaaattaatatgaaatataataagaacATGCTATCTGGTATTATTATGAATCTTTATTTCAGTATCCCAGTGGTTTActaaaatgttacatattttataaaaactaaaatgatataaattccAGCAAAGCATAGAACTAAATGCAAAACACATACCTGACTACAACTGTCTCAAACAAGACTGCCTTATATTAAGTCAATGGGACGAAGATGTTGGTGTAGAAACATCAGGGATTGAAGTAGTTGTTGATGCGGCATGTGCTGCTGCTGTGTTGAGAGGTGCTCATGTTTTGCTCCTGCTGTTATGAGCCTAACACCTAGTAAGCATAGTTAAATATTGCTCCATGCTAGCCAATGCGCCAAGTACTAAATGATAATTTACTGgtgttaagatatattttatatccccctagatagcaaccaccatacacaaggttccaacaggccagcataattgtgtcaattgctGAGGTTTAataatctcttgtcagtcgacaatctTTTGGACGCCACTTTATACTTATTATCACATCCAGTGAGGTTACATTACCatgaacttataaaaaaaaacaatatgttgATTGACACAACAgctaataatttgaaaaataaagtgGAGTGTTTTGTAGCTTAGTTGTATTATATACAGGATCTATATGGGTTTAACTCATGAGtcaggcaaaattatattgtttttccgCTGAGTCTGCCCGGAATCTAGAATTCGAGTCTGATATGGTGAAATAATTTACTAGTATAACTCGCAAACAAATAATATGCAGATTTGAAAATGGTCATTCActtaagaataaatatatcatgttGTATAttctaaacaattttaatactgcaactgtatattttattcaaagattTCTGCAATTTcacttttctttttaaaataatgtaacattttaaaataatgtttatttcagaTTGCAAAGCAGGTATGAAAGTTGATATTTATGGTGACCTCGAGGGAAAATGCAAACGGGGTCTCAAAGTGCCTTATGATGGTGAAAAACTATATGTTGGTACAGGAATTTTGAAAATGTCAAGATTTGAATTATTTGATAATGGAGTCCAACCAAAGTATGTATTTTACTTTAAgtcctttttaaatatttatgtaacaaaatacttttatagatatatttctttattgaaGACTAGCTTTTTCTTGCAGTTTCGCCCGTtcgaaggagtttttcgggataatcttctttttccgacttactcgatatgtatcgttatattatgaccaaattacacaaaattatcataaattgtagcctatatgttattctgatgcaTAACCTATATtagtgtaaagtttcatccaaatcccttaagtaattttttcgtgaaagtgtaacaaacatacatacatccatcctcacaaactttcgcatttataatattagtaggatgtcttaataagcataataaacattttacagaGGCATAGC comes from the Manduca sexta isolate Smith_Timp_Sample1 unplaced genomic scaffold, JHU_Msex_v1.0 HiC_scaffold_2507, whole genome shotgun sequence genome and includes:
- the LOC119192235 gene encoding ADP-ribosylation factor 1-like translates to MGNMFANLFKGLFGKKEMRILMVGLDAAGKTTILYKLKLGEIVTTIPTIGFNVETVEYKNISFTVWDVGGQDKIRPLWRHYFQNTQVRQLIII